The following proteins are co-located in the Malus sylvestris chromosome 13, drMalSylv7.2, whole genome shotgun sequence genome:
- the LOC126597565 gene encoding peroxidase 5-like has translation MEMGPRLIATAVFVVILCSMIVVPCSADEVNNPGNGLHVGFYDRKCPNLEQIVTDVVAKAVERDQKLPAGLIRLFFHDCFVKGCDASILLDATPSDEPVEMQSPASGGIRGIEVIEEIKARLEQECPKTVSCADILAFATREAVALSGLPRHQVPAGRRDSRTSRASDVILPSPATPMDEIIDFFSRRNLTPEEMVVLFGAHSIGAVHCNFFDYRLYNFAPGMPQDPSLNPVFAAELAQQCPAPNTLPAEQAKNRVVDLDATPLVLDNHYYTNLMQGRALMQLDQALMTDPRTGAEVAKLAIRSDSWARQFVRAIIKMGRINVLTGDAGEIRKNCRNFN, from the exons ATGGAGATGGGCCCTCGTTTAATTGCCACGGCAGTTTTTGTCGTCATCTTGTGTTCCATGATCGTCGTTCCTTGTTCGGCGGATGAGGTGAACAACCCGGGGAATGGGTTGCATGTTGGATTCTACGATCGGAAATGTCCCAATTTGGAGCAAATTGTAACTGACGTTGTGGCCAAGGCTGTAGAGAGGGACCAAAAGCTTCCTGCTGGCCTCATTCGCCTCTTCTTCCACGACTGCTTTGTGAAG GGATGCGATGCATCAATTCTGCTGGATGCCACGCCCTCTGACGAGCCCGTAGAGATGCAATCACCGGCCAGCGGTGGAATTCGAGGTATCGAAGTCATTGAAGAGATCAAGGCTAGGCTAGAGCAGGAAtgcccgaaaaccgtctcctGCGCCGACATACTAGCCTTTGCCACTCGGGAAGCTGTGGCTCTCTCCGGTTTACCCCGTCACCAAGTCCCCGCCGGACGCCGCGACAGCCGCACTTCCCGTGCCTCCGATGTCATTCTTCCTTCTCCCGCAACACCAATGGACGAGATCATAGACTTCTTCTCCAGAAGAAACTTGACCCCCGAGGAAATGGTCGTCTTGTTTGGCGCGCACTCTATCGGGGCGGTCCACTGCAACTTCTTCGATTACAGGCTGTACAATTTCGCACCAGGCATGCCACAAGACCCTTCACTAAACCCAGTGTTTGCGGCTGAGCTGGCTCAACAGTGCCCTGCACCCAACACATTGCCAGCTGAGCAGGCTAAAAACAGGGTTGTCGACTTAGATGCCACACCGCTTGTCCTGGACAATCACTATTACACGAACCTGATGCAAGGGAGAGCATTGATGCAATTGGATCAGGCTCTGATGACCGATCCTCGCACCGGGGCGGAGGTGGCGAAACTGGCTATTAGGTCTGATTCTTGGGCTCGGCAATTTGTTAGGGCCATAATTAAGATGGGGAGAATCAATGTTCTCACTGGAGATGCAGGAGAGATAAGAAAGAATTGTCGGAACTTTAACTAA
- the LOC126597563 gene encoding protein POOR HOMOLOGOUS SYNAPSIS 1-like isoform X1, with translation MAPNKQCGVKKRKLKRKSLEKMADSLSLVVIPNESAELAATAAAASAAIKGQWEVHFSRFFPYPPQISTCPDLVPLPPKFRKRRPRNNWIPSSSPAQLQLARDGSSSDAILTVCFTGKTLEEHYVSKLQFIWPQVSCMSGFPARGTRAVFVNYKDPAGEIQKFGLRFLSLSEAEKFMNALKEICKEGRDNEAVNTDCGPEMSSQSGLVSSNRSHCRACKDSTTMTSVETCTPHISPSVLDKEADQTVQTYMPQISPSLLKNEADQAVQSYKPQISPCLLKSEAGQSSHTQESVHIDNFQSNFAALPPSFTSFLSNCGPVIEQVMATQPTAPQEEVLKSQIAKYMEDASFQDMLFKVEKVISEIGGGMLL, from the exons ATGGCCCCAAACAAGCAATGCGGAGTGAAGAAGCggaaattaaagagaaagagtCTGGAAAAAATGgcggactctctctctctggttgTGATACCGAACGAAAGCGCAGAGTTGGCGGCGACGGCGGCAGCTGCGAGCGCCGCCATTAAAGGGCAGTGGGAGGTCCACTTCTCTCGCTTCTTCCCCTATCCTCCTCAGATATCCACGTGTCCCGACCTCGTCCCTCTGCCTCCTAAATTCAGAAAGCGACGGCCGCGTAACAACTGGATCCCTTCCTCCTCCCCCGCTCAGCTCCAGCTGGCTCGCGATGGCTCGAGCTCCGACGCCATCCTCACCGTCTGTTTCACTGGAAAGACTTTG GAGGAGCACTATGTTTCCAAGCTACAGTTTATCTGGCCTCAGGTTTCATGCATGTCTGGATTTCCTGCGAGGGGCACCAGAGCCGTGTTTGTCAACTACAAAGATCCTGCGGGCGAG ATCCAAAAATTCGGCCTGCGATTTTTGTCTCTCTCTGAGGCAGAGAAGTTTATGAATGCTTTAAAG GAGATTTGCAAGGAAGGGAGGGATAACGAAGCTGTTAATACTGACTGCGGACCTGAAATGTCATCACAATCTGGGTTGGTCTCTTCCAATAGATCCCACTGTCG GGCTTGCAAGGACTCGACTACTATGACTTCTGTTGAGACCTGTACGCCTCACATATCGCCAAGTGTGTTGGACAAGGAAGCTGATCAAACTGTTCAGACTTACATGCCTCAAATATCACCAAGCTTGTTGAAAAACGAAGCTGATCAAGCTGTTCAGAGTTATAAGCCTCAAATTTCACCATGCTTGTTGAAGAGCGAAGCTGGTCAATCCTCGCACACTCAAGAATCCGTGCATATTGATAACTTTCAGAGCAACTTTGCAGCCTTGCCTCcaagtttcacctcatttcTGAGCAACTGTGGCCCTGTGATTGAACAAG TAATGGCAACACAACCAACTGCTCCACAGGAAGAAGTTCTCAAATCCCAAATTGCG AAATATATGGAAGATGCTTCCTTCCAAG ATATGTTGTTTAAAGTGGAGAAAGTTATCAGTGAAATCGGAGGTGGTATGCTGCTGTAA
- the LOC126597563 gene encoding protein POOR HOMOLOGOUS SYNAPSIS 1-like isoform X2: protein MAPNKQCGVKKRKLKRKSLEKMADSLSLVVIPNESAELAATAAAASAAIKGQWEVHFSRFFPYPPQISTCPDLVPLPPKFRKRRPRNNWIPSSSPAQLQLARDGSSSDAILTVCFTGKTLEEHYVSKLQFIWPQVSCMSGFPARGTRAVFVNYKDPAGEIQKFGLRFLSLSEAEKFMNALKICKEGRDNEAVNTDCGPEMSSQSGLVSSNRSHCRACKDSTTMTSVETCTPHISPSVLDKEADQTVQTYMPQISPSLLKNEADQAVQSYKPQISPCLLKSEAGQSSHTQESVHIDNFQSNFAALPPSFTSFLSNCGPVIEQVMATQPTAPQEEVLKSQIAKYMEDASFQDMLFKVEKVISEIGGGMLL from the exons ATGGCCCCAAACAAGCAATGCGGAGTGAAGAAGCggaaattaaagagaaagagtCTGGAAAAAATGgcggactctctctctctggttgTGATACCGAACGAAAGCGCAGAGTTGGCGGCGACGGCGGCAGCTGCGAGCGCCGCCATTAAAGGGCAGTGGGAGGTCCACTTCTCTCGCTTCTTCCCCTATCCTCCTCAGATATCCACGTGTCCCGACCTCGTCCCTCTGCCTCCTAAATTCAGAAAGCGACGGCCGCGTAACAACTGGATCCCTTCCTCCTCCCCCGCTCAGCTCCAGCTGGCTCGCGATGGCTCGAGCTCCGACGCCATCCTCACCGTCTGTTTCACTGGAAAGACTTTG GAGGAGCACTATGTTTCCAAGCTACAGTTTATCTGGCCTCAGGTTTCATGCATGTCTGGATTTCCTGCGAGGGGCACCAGAGCCGTGTTTGTCAACTACAAAGATCCTGCGGGCGAG ATCCAAAAATTCGGCCTGCGATTTTTGTCTCTCTCTGAGGCAGAGAAGTTTATGAATGCTTTAAAG ATTTGCAAGGAAGGGAGGGATAACGAAGCTGTTAATACTGACTGCGGACCTGAAATGTCATCACAATCTGGGTTGGTCTCTTCCAATAGATCCCACTGTCG GGCTTGCAAGGACTCGACTACTATGACTTCTGTTGAGACCTGTACGCCTCACATATCGCCAAGTGTGTTGGACAAGGAAGCTGATCAAACTGTTCAGACTTACATGCCTCAAATATCACCAAGCTTGTTGAAAAACGAAGCTGATCAAGCTGTTCAGAGTTATAAGCCTCAAATTTCACCATGCTTGTTGAAGAGCGAAGCTGGTCAATCCTCGCACACTCAAGAATCCGTGCATATTGATAACTTTCAGAGCAACTTTGCAGCCTTGCCTCcaagtttcacctcatttcTGAGCAACTGTGGCCCTGTGATTGAACAAG TAATGGCAACACAACCAACTGCTCCACAGGAAGAAGTTCTCAAATCCCAAATTGCG AAATATATGGAAGATGCTTCCTTCCAAG ATATGTTGTTTAAAGTGGAGAAAGTTATCAGTGAAATCGGAGGTGGTATGCTGCTGTAA
- the LOC126597566 gene encoding protein POOR HOMOLOGOUS SYNAPSIS 1-like isoform X2 codes for MGDLTALAFLPRKRRGKNPAKTTSGAAVRERWEVHFSRFFRYPPAHSTCPDLVPLSTRIRNRSPAGNWVSSSSSSLAMLQLAHDHSSSDVLLTVCFAGRVMEEHYVSKLQYVWPHVSCNPGLPARGTRAVFIGYRDCMGEVQKFALRFLSVDEAERFMNSLKAIFDIEPPRTDMGSEISAQSEFTYSTGPPLERVCTDFVMTPAQIYTAQIPPSFGSAAQQYSQAQQMMHFHNFQQNLPVVRPGFTALLNDYHHAVEQARSTVSEAVNLNSHVMPPSFTSWLGNSQLVFEQVATQEVISPEANLISQLASYRGDASFQDMLSNMERVISEMGGDLTL; via the exons ATGGGGGACCTCACTGCTCTTGCTTTCTTACCAAGGAAACGTAGAGGGAAGAACCCGGCGAAAACGACTTCCGGCGCCGCCGTCAGAGAGCGGTGGGAGGTCCATTTCTCCCGCTTCTTCCGCTACCCTCCGGCCCACTCCACGTGTCCTGATCTCGTTCCTCTGTCCACCAGGATCAGAAATCGATCTCCAGCTGGCAACTGggtctcctcctcctcctcctccctggCTATGCTCCAGCTCGCTCACGATCACTCCTCCTCCGACGTCCTCCTCACCGTCTGCTTCGCCGGCAGGGTTATG GAGGAGCACTATGTTTCCAAGCTGCAGTATGTTTGGCCTCACGTTTCATGCAACCCGGGACTTCCTGCCAGGGGTACCAGGGCCGTGTTTATCGGCTACCGAGACTGCATGGGCGAG GTCCAGAAGTTCGCGTTGCGATTTTTGTCAGTCGATGAGGCAGAGAGATTTATGAACTCTTTGAAG GCGATTTTTGACATTGAACCTCCTCGTACTGACATGGGATCTGAAATTTCAGCACAGTCTGAGTTCACTTATTCGACTGGACCACCCCTCGAACG GGTTTGCACGGACTTTGTCATGACTCCGGCTCAGATTTATACCGCTCAAATACCGCCAAGCTTCGGCAGTGCAGCTCAACAATACTCACAGGCTCAGCAGATGATGCACTTTCATAACTTTCAGCAAAACCTTCCAGTCGTTCGTCCAGGTTTCACCGCATTGCTGAATGACTATCACCACGCCGTTGAACAAG CACGATCAACTGTATCAGAGGCGGTAAATCTCAACTCCCATGTCATGCCTCCAAGTTTCACCTCATGGCTTGGGAACTCTCAACTTGTTTTTGAACAAG TGGCAACACAAGAAGTCATTTCGCCGGAGGCCAATCTGATATCCCAACTCGCG AGTTACAGGGGAGATGCTTCCTTCCAAG ATATGTTGAGTAACATGGAGAGAGTTATCAGTGAAATGGGGGGTGATTTGACTCTCTAG
- the LOC126597566 gene encoding protein POOR HOMOLOGOUS SYNAPSIS 1-like isoform X1, whose protein sequence is MGDLTALAFLPRKRRGKNPAKTTSGAAVRERWEVHFSRFFRYPPAHSTCPDLVPLSTRIRNRSPAGNWVSSSSSSLAMLQLAHDHSSSDVLLTVCFAGRVMEEHYVSKLQYVWPHVSCNPGLPARGTRAVFIGYRDCMGEVQKFALRFLSVDEAERFMNSLKAIFDIEPPRTDMGSEISAQSEFTYSTGPPLERVCTDFVMTPAQIYTAQIPPSFGSAAQQYSQAQQMMHFHNFQQNLPVVRPGFTALLNDYHHAVEQARSTVSEAVNLNSHVMPPSFTSWLGNSQLVFEQVATQEVISPEANLISQLAQSYRGDASFQDMLSNMERVISEMGGDLTL, encoded by the exons ATGGGGGACCTCACTGCTCTTGCTTTCTTACCAAGGAAACGTAGAGGGAAGAACCCGGCGAAAACGACTTCCGGCGCCGCCGTCAGAGAGCGGTGGGAGGTCCATTTCTCCCGCTTCTTCCGCTACCCTCCGGCCCACTCCACGTGTCCTGATCTCGTTCCTCTGTCCACCAGGATCAGAAATCGATCTCCAGCTGGCAACTGggtctcctcctcctcctcctccctggCTATGCTCCAGCTCGCTCACGATCACTCCTCCTCCGACGTCCTCCTCACCGTCTGCTTCGCCGGCAGGGTTATG GAGGAGCACTATGTTTCCAAGCTGCAGTATGTTTGGCCTCACGTTTCATGCAACCCGGGACTTCCTGCCAGGGGTACCAGGGCCGTGTTTATCGGCTACCGAGACTGCATGGGCGAG GTCCAGAAGTTCGCGTTGCGATTTTTGTCAGTCGATGAGGCAGAGAGATTTATGAACTCTTTGAAG GCGATTTTTGACATTGAACCTCCTCGTACTGACATGGGATCTGAAATTTCAGCACAGTCTGAGTTCACTTATTCGACTGGACCACCCCTCGAACG GGTTTGCACGGACTTTGTCATGACTCCGGCTCAGATTTATACCGCTCAAATACCGCCAAGCTTCGGCAGTGCAGCTCAACAATACTCACAGGCTCAGCAGATGATGCACTTTCATAACTTTCAGCAAAACCTTCCAGTCGTTCGTCCAGGTTTCACCGCATTGCTGAATGACTATCACCACGCCGTTGAACAAG CACGATCAACTGTATCAGAGGCGGTAAATCTCAACTCCCATGTCATGCCTCCAAGTTTCACCTCATGGCTTGGGAACTCTCAACTTGTTTTTGAACAAG TGGCAACACAAGAAGTCATTTCGCCGGAGGCCAATCTGATATCCCAACTCGCG CAGAGTTACAGGGGAGATGCTTCCTTCCAAG ATATGTTGAGTAACATGGAGAGAGTTATCAGTGAAATGGGGGGTGATTTGACTCTCTAG
- the LOC126597568 gene encoding uncharacterized protein LOC126597568, translating into MKSLLNPEPSLFTSISTTSTTAKHRSLTHSLTQTLLNLPAYTARRRTGRKLTLTTKAVLESVTIKKSNIPESDTRNPTFSSSYRCSDIPKPNQTVLEAQTRVCTGPTQTKPLSEDQAFKVLDTIYRSVKGELKDEEPVSKSQLGAFFAAMSIRANAFPEATQWSEGETRAMNRFWPLLVRALPADVVFIADPEGSLMGAGSSIGPHFVGNGASDMRLVGALREVLAGGHLGFEEVQGVLRDVLPLKSVDDGTSSDGVSEALLSALLIGQRMNRETDRELKAYCLAFDDELGDTPIADVKSLTHYGEPYDGNTRFFRSTLFVAAVRSCYSESCLLHGLYWMPPKGGVTEEQMLKFMGANTSVTPSQAKVLLEDEDTGFAYISQREARPSLYSLVKLREHIKKRPPLATTEKVQQFVKARGKEAIVAGFYHEGFEEPLLMLMKRRGVNAGLVVKGEEGALSMTTRLRSLNSSKGLPVNYCSGFRSTSFASSCEVDGVSRQSFSLEVNAVDYGFEPTDTPRTDRSVVKNIELGLTALHGQKGPAYDRIVLNAGMIDHLLGCDGAEDITSALDRAREAIDSGKALKKLLNYIKVSNEV; encoded by the exons ATGAAATCTCTTCTCAATCCAGAACCTTCTCTTTTCACCTCTATCTCCACCACTTCCACCACCGCCAAGCATCGCAgcctcactcactctctcaccCAAACACTCCTCAACCTTCCCGCATATACCGCCCGCCGCCGTACCGGAAGAAAACTAACCTTAACCACCAAAGCCGTATTGGAATCCGTCACCATCAAAAAATCAAACATCCCGGAATCCGATACCCGAAACCCGACGTTTTCGTCTTCGTATCGGTGCTCCGATATTCCGAAGCCGAATCAGACGGTGCTGGAAGCTCAGACTAGGGTTTGCACGGGCCCCACACAGACCAAGCCTCTCAGCGAGGATCAGGCATTCAAGGTGCTCGATACCATTTACAGATCGGTTAAGGGCGAGCTGAAGGATGAGGAGCCGGTGTCGAAGTCGCAGCTCGGCGCATTTTTCGCGGCAATGTCGATTCGCGCCAACGCTTTTCCGGAGGCGACGCAGTGGAGCGAGGGCGAGACCCGCGCGATGAACCGGTTCTGGCCGCTTCTGGTTCGGGCTCTTCCGGCGGACGTGGTGTTCATTGCCGATCCAGAGGGGTCGTTGATGGGCGCGGGAAGCTCAATCGGACCCCATTTCGTCGGGAACGGCGCGAGCGATATGAGATTGGTCGGCGCCCTCCGGGAGGTCCTCGCCGGCGGCCACCTCGGATTCGAAGAAGTCCAAGGCGTGCTGCGAGACGTTCTTCCGTTGAAGTCAGTGGATGATGGAACGTCGTCCGATGGTGTGAGTGAAGCGTTGCTTTCGGCATTGTTGATTGGTCAGCGGATGAACAGAGAAACGGACCGTGAGCTGAAAGCTTACTGCCTTGCATTTGATGATGAACTCG GTGATACTCCAATTGCTGATGTTAAATCACTTACCCACTATGGTGAACCGTACGATGGCAACACTCGTTTCTTTAGGAGCACATTGTTTGTTGCTGCGGTTCGATCTTGCTATTCGGAATCTTGCTTGCTTCACGGCTTGTATTGGATGCCGCCTAAG GGAGGTGTTACTGAAGAACAGATGCTTAAGTTTATGGGGGCAAATACGAGTGTTACCCCGTCGCAAGCAAAAGTACTTCTTGAG GATGAAGACACTGGTTTTGCCTATATAAGTCAACGCGAAGCCCGCCCTTCTCT ATATTCATTAGTTAAGTTGAGAGAGCATATTAAGAAACGTCCCCCACTGGCGACAACTGAAAAGGTTCAGCAATTTGTGAAG GCCCGTGGGAAGGAAGCAATTGTTGCCGGGTTTTATCATGAAGGTTTTGAGGAGCCACTCTTAATGCTTATGAAAAGAAGAGGTGTCAATGCTGGCTTGGTGGTGAAG GGTGAGGAAGGAGCTCTCTCGATGACAACGAGATTGCGCTcactaaattcatcaaaaggACTTCCTGTAAACTACTGTTCGGGGTTTCGTTCAACAAGTTTTGCATCCTCTTGTGAAGTTGATG GTGTTTCACGTCAGAGCTTCAGTCTAGAGGTTAATGCCGTAGACTATGGTTTTGAACCCACTGACACTCCAAGAACTGATAGATCG GTCGTGAAGAATATAGAGTTGGGGTTAACAGCACTCCACGGTCAAAAGGGACCAGCTTATGATCGAATAGTGTTGAATGCTGGAATGATTGATCACTTACTTGGATGTGATGGTGCAGAAGACATAACCTCTGCCCTGGATAGAGCCAGAGAGGCAATTGACAGTGGAAAGGCTCTAAAAAAGCTCTTGAATTACATAAAAGTATCAAACGAAGTGTGA
- the LOC126597571 gene encoding ribose-phosphate pyrophosphokinase 4-like translates to MAATRGLPSSFQNPAFPPGPKCPIPSSAAFHIKASTFTKKKQYSSNIIRCDNKSFGHPHNLTIERDSPVHVFRDASEAQLSMASDSAGKKEKNVCLFYCAETKALAQNVAAQSDSIVLRSITWRKFDDGFPNIFIPNAQGIRGHHVAFLASFSSPSVIFEQLSVIYALPKLFISSFTLVLPFFPTGTSERMEDEGDVATAFTLARALSNIPISMGGPTSLVIYDIHALQERFYFGDNVLPCFESGIPLLKNRLQQLPDSDNISIAFPDDGAWKRFHKQLHHFPTIVCAKVREGDQRIVRIKEGDPRGRHVVIVDDLVQSGGTLIECQKVLAAHGAAKISAYVTHGIFPNRSWERFQSDYGGHPEHGLTYFWITDSCPLTVKDVKNNPPFEVLSLAGSIATTLQMMAHE, encoded by the exons ATGGCGGCCACTCGAGGCCTCCCGTCTTCCTTCCAAAACCCTGCCTTCCCACCCGGGCCCAAATGTCCCATTCCTTCCTCCGCCGCTTTCCATATCAAAGCCTCCACCTTTACGAAGAAGAAGCAGTACAGCAGCAACATCATCAGGTGCGACAACAAGAGCTTCGGCCACCCGCACAACCTGACCATCGAGCGGGACTCTCCGGTTCACGTCTTCCGCGATGCTTCCGAAGCCCAATTGTCAATGGCCTCCGATTCGGcagggaagaaggagaagaatgttTGCCTTTTCTACTGCGCCGAGACCAAAGCCCTCGCCCAGAACGTCGCCGCCCAGTCGGACTCCATCGTGCTCCGCAGTATCACGTGGAG GAAATTTGATGATGGGTTCCCCAACATTTTCATACCCAATGCTCAAGGAATTCGAGGGCATCATGTGGCGTTTCTGGCCTCGTTTAGCTCCCCGTCGGTCATTTTCGAGCAGTTATCTGTGATTTATGCATTGCCCAAGTTGTTCATCTCCTCATTCACTCTGGTGCTTCCATTTTTTCCGACGGGGACTTCAGAGCGTATGGAGGATGAGGGAGATGTCGCCACTGCTTTCACGCTCGCCAGGGCATTGTCGAACATTCCCATTTCGATGGGAGGCCCTACTAGTTTAGTCATCTATGATATCCATGCCTTGCAG GAGCGGTTTTACTTTGGAGATAATGTCTTACCGTGCTTTGAGAGCGGGATCCCTTTGCTCAAAAATAGGCTTCAGCAGCTCCCTGATTCCGACAAT ATATCCATTGCTTTTCCTGATGATGGTGCATGGAAACGATTTCATAAGCAGCTGCATCATTTCCCAACA ATTGTCTGTGCTAAAGTTCGGGAAGGTGACCAACGAATCGTACGTATTAAAGAGGGAGACCCTAGAGGACGACATGttgtgattgttgatgatttggTTCAGTCTGGTGGTACCTTGATCGAATGCCAG AAAGTTTTAGCCGCCCATGGAGCAGCAAAAATCAGTGCTTACGTAACACACGGGATCTTTCCTAATCGATCATGGGAACGCTTTCAAAGTGATTACGGAG GGCACCCCGAGCATGGGCTGACCTACTTCTGGATTACGGACTCGTGTCCACTGACTGTGAAAGATGTGAAGAACAATCCGCCGTTTGAAGTTCTTAGCCTTGCTGGGTCCATAGCGACTACTCTGCAAAT GATGGCCCATGAATGA
- the LOC126597569 gene encoding protein PECTIC ARABINOGALACTAN SYNTHESIS-RELATED-like, with the protein MTYSPKRAMAELRHSISMGARATSSPMKRDEDSSPFISDTQPQDDDDGRGRPPFKDRDRPFLSYFQSICPSISDDSNSSRISLFIVIAVAILGLVSILAIVKRVNAPYLCKKDGITLHCPHVKETPSLWENPYSATTSWKPCAERHLGGISDLPPENETTGYIFIHAEGGLNQQRIAICNAVAVAKIMNATLILPVLKQDQIWKDQTKFEDIFDVDHFIDYLKDDVRIVRDIPEWFTDKTELFTSIRRTVKNIPKYAPAQFYIDNVLPRIKEKKIMALKPFVDRLGYDNVPQEINRLRCRVNYHALKFLPEIEEMADLLASRMRNRTGGSNPYMALHLRFEKGMVGLSFCDFVGTREEKALMAKYRYKEWPRRYKNGTHLWQLALQKRKEGRCPLEPGEVAVILRAMGYPKETQIYVASGQVYGGHNRMAPLRNMFPNLVTKEELAAKPELDKFRKHVTSLAALDFLVCLKSDVFVMTHGGNFAKLIIGARRYMGHRQKSIKPDKGLMSKSFGDPYMGWATFADDVVVTHETRTGLPEATFPNYDLWENPLTPCMCKA; encoded by the exons ATGACTTACAGTCCGAAACGAGCCATGGCGGAGCTCAGGCACTCGATCTCGATGGGGGCTCGAGCCACTTCTTCTCCAATGAAGCGCGACGAGGACTCCTCCCCTTTCATCTCCGACACTCAGCCCCAAGACGACGACGACGGCCGCGGTCGCCCCCCCTTCAAAGATCGCGACCGTCCCTTCCTCTCCTATTTCCAATCCATCTGCCCCTCCATTTCCGACGACTCCAACAGCTCCAGGATCTCACTCTTCATTGTCATCGCCGTCGCAATCCTCGGCCTGGTCTCGATTCTGGCGATCGTGAAACGAGTG AATGCTCCTTACTTGTGTAAAAAAGATGGAATTACTCTTCACTGTCCTCAT GTCAAGGAAACCCCTTCGCTGTGGGAGAATCCGTATTCAGCAACCACATCTTGGAAGCCCTGTGCCGAGCGCCACCTTGGTGGGATTTCAG ATCTTCCACCCGAAAACGAAACAACTGGGTACATATTTATTCACGCTGAAGGTGGTCTAAATCAGCAAAGAATTGCA ATATGCAATGCAGTAGCTGTGGCTAAAATAATGAATGCCACCCTTATTTTGCCTGTGCTGAAGCAGGACCAGATTTGGAAAGACCAAAC GAAGTTTGAAGATATCTTTGATGTTGACCATTTCATTGATTACCTGAAGGATGATGTAAGAATTGTTCGTGATATTCCTGAGTGGTTTACTGACAAAACTGAGCTATTTACAAGTATAAG acgAACAGTAAAGAACATTCCAAAATATGCACCTGCACAATTTTACATAGACAATGTTCTGCCACGAATTAAGGAGAAGAAGATAATGGCCCTAAAACCTTTTGTCGATCGACTCGG GTATGACAATGTCCCTCAAGAAATCAACAGGCTAAGGTGCAGGGTGAATTATCATGCTCTTAAATTTCTTCCCGAGATAGAGGAGATGGCTGATCTGTTGGCATCAAGGATGAGAAATCGCACTGGAGGTTCCAATCCTTATAT GGCCCTTCATCTTAGGTTTGAGAAAGGAATGGTAGGCTTATCTTTCTGTGATTTTGTGGGCACAAGGGAAGAGAAAGCTCTAATGGCAAAATATAGATATAAAGAATGGCCGAGACGATACAAG AATGGTACCCATCTATGGCAACTAGCCCTGCAGAAGCGAAAGGAAGGGCGATGCCCCCTTGAGCCTGGGGAAGTGGCTGTCATTCTTCGAGCAATGGGCTATCCTAAGGAAACTCAAATTTATGTTGCTTCAGGACAGGTTTATGGTGGCCACAACAGGATGGCGCCGCTGAGGAACATGTTCCCAAATCTG GTAACGAAAGAAGAGTTGGCAGCTAAGCCGGAGTTGGATAAATTCAGGAAGCATGTGACTAGCTTGGCAGCGCTTGACTTCCTGGTGTGCTTGAAGTCTGATGTATTCGTGATGACCCACGGAGGCAACTTTGCTAAGCTGATCATAGGGGCACGCCGGTACATGGGTCATcgtcaaaaatcaataaaaccaGACAAGGGGCTGATGTCTAAATCTTTTGGGGACCCTTACATGGGGTGGGCCACCTTTGCAGACGATGTAGTAGTCACCCACGAAACACGAACTGGATTACCAGAAGCGACCTTCCCAAACTACGACTTGTGGGAGAACCCTCTAACCCCATGCATGTGTAAAGCTTGA